In Candidatus Ancaeobacter aquaticus, the sequence ATAATTCGTTGCCTTACTATGCGCTGAGTTCTGTACCGACCTGCTGGTTAGGCTTTAGTCGGGCTGGTTTTCCAGCTTGCTTACATTAGCTTTCTTGGCGCACGGGACACCATACTAAATTATTTGAGGACCTAAGATTAAAAATAATAGATAATTTAGTATGGTGTCCCTGAATTACGTTCGAAATCTTCCTGTAAGGTCTTGACAATAGCCGGATTATAGTATATAATACAAAGTATTATGAAATATTGTCTAATACTTCTTGTAAGTGTCCTTGCGTTTACATTAACAGGTGTGTCGTTAAATTCCTTATCACCTAAAAAACCTGTTCCTGTACGACTCCACCCATTCGTGAAAAATGCGTTAAAAACGAAAGGATACCTCGCTAAGGATTCATTTTTTAAAGGGCTGAAGGAGACTATAGAAGATCGTGACAAGATTTCTCTCAGTGATGATGATGTGTTTAATATCATTATGATTATTAAAAAATTAAATAATACTGCAGGTGTCCATAGTTCTCAAATAAAAGATGTTGTTCTTGAACTGAATCAATATCTCGAAAAATTTGATTCGAATAAATCTATGGTAGGTAAGATACAGTTAGAAGAATTATTACTTCCTGTCATAGATGAAGCCGGAAAAAAACACTATGTGCCGATTGTATTTGTTTATTTAGGTAATAAAAGTGCGCTTGTATTTTACTTGATTCCTGATAAAGAAAGTGAAGCATTGGTTGAAACTGGAACAGCCGATATTGATTTAGATCGCGTCATTCCTGTGGATGATTTCGGGGTAAACAATATAAAAGTGGTGTTATTAACATCAAGAGATAGGCTCATTGCACAGGCTCTCAAGGAGGGAATCATTGAGCAAACAGTTAATAACCCTAGCCGAAAGCTCGTCACTTCACAAACTTTACAAAAGGCATATGACGTATTGTCTTCAAAAGAACCGTATTATTGGAAAAAGGAAATATTTAAACTACTCAATTTACCGATACCTAAATACCTTTCAGAAAAAGACGGCTGGAAAACATTCTTACACGATGTGTTAATAAAGAGTAATAGTCTCATTACGAATAAAAAATACACCCAGTTCGGTTTGGATGCAATGAAGATTAAAATATATACGGTTCGTGTTCCGTCTGAGCATGATGGTTTTGTGTATGAGGATGGGGCAACAAGATTAGTTTATCCACATCTGTCCCTGAAGAAAAGCAAACATGGGTATTCTCAAGGTGAGTTGGAATTGTATCTTCCGGAATTTATCGTGGATAAAAAAAAGGATAAGGGAATATTCTATCAATATAATATGGGCAATGTGCCAACCGAGGTATTGTTAGCGCAGATGATTGATAGAGCATTGGCTGTTGAGATATTTGGTCTTCCGGATTATTGGATGGCAGTTGAGACTATTCGCCTTAATTTTAACGACTTTGTTGCAATAAGTGAAGTAATGCTCTACAAAATATGTTGTGCTAAAGAAGTAAACGATAATAAATTTATCAAAAGATTTAATGATGAATATGCATCAGTAAAGACACCAAACGCTCGCATGAAATATATGATTGAACTTATGAACGATGAAGTTAATTTTTTATGGGATAAGAAGCTCATGTTTCCCACTACAAGTGTTTCAAAAAGATCCTGGGATAAAGTGTTGACCAAAAAAGAATGTATAGAGCTTAGCAGTATACCTTTAATGAAAGATATCAAAAAGTTAATGAGTACGCAGAACAAGGATGAAAATCAAATTACTGATACTGCTTCGCAAATTATGCTTGAGATATTCGATAGAATAGAAAATGAATTTATAGATAAAAAACTGTTAAGTGAGATTCGTATGTACGCACGAAAATCGTTTATTGCTGTAAAAAAGAAAAAATACAGTACTGCAGTATATTTCTGGGGTAAATTAAGAAACAGAGAGTCGTGGCTTAAGTCGGGAAATAATATGGAGGTGGAAATAAGAGATAAAGTTCGCAACAGTAAGAATTTCATGCTGTTAGACCTTCTCGGTAATTTTCTTGACTATCATTACGCGCAATACATCGAAATACATGGTGTTGCCTCATTAGAATCTATTGTAGGAAAAAATTACATGGTTGACGGTCAAATACGATTGATACGAAACGATAAAGAATTTAAGAAAGTATATAGTGATTTAAAGCCGTGGGAGATTATAGTGTTGCAATACATACCAGTGCTTTACGAAGAGATAGCGAATGTTGGGGGGATAATAACCGGTAATGTTGGTGCTATACAGTCTCATGAAGCAACGCTTGCACGTGAGATGGGGATTCCTGCCGCATCAATATACCATGCCCCGAAATTATTGGAACGACTAGACCGTAAGTGGGTAACATTTACCGTTTTTGGCGACACTGCTTCCATTGAACCATTTATAGACGAAAGAAGGATTGAAGCGGCGATGAATGTCCCGCCAAGCGATACTGAAAGAAAAATTGAAATACCGTGCGTTTATGTTAGTTCACTCGTTAACTATGTTAATGGCCTTGAGCAAATAGATTCTTTTGAAGAAGTAGGTAATAAGGCGTACAAACTGGCAGTCTTAAAAAGAAAACTGGATCTGCCAAAAGTGAGTGTTCCTGATGCAGATGCTGTCCTATTTTCAGCTTATCACAGATTTCTTAAGGAAAATCCTGAGCTCAAAAAATATATAGAGGATACTGTAGTAGGGATTGAAACAAAAAACGAAGATGAAATGATGCGGAAACTTCAGAAAATACGCCAAAAAATAATAGACACACCTTTGCCGGAGCAATTACGTGAGGAAATAACCAAAGGGTTGAAAGAAGGGGTGTTTAAGGATAAACAACCGGTTGCTGTCCGTTCGTCCACAAATGCTGAGGATTTACCGAATATGAGCGGTGCAGGATTGTATGAATCGTACCTAAATATTAAGACTCTTGACGAAATAATTGTGCATATAAAAAAGGTATGGGCGTCATTATGGAAACGGGAATCGTTTATGTGGAGAAAAGTTTTTGGCATTAATCATTTTGAGGTATATCCTGCTGTAATAATTCAAAAGATGGTTCCTGCGGATTTGTCGTTTGTTATATATACCGCAAATGTGCGGGGGAAAAAAGGGAAAAAGACTAATCAAGTGGTTATTGAGATGGTTGCCGGTATGGGTGAATCACTTGTTGGTGATGGGAGTCAGTACGTTGGGCATCCCGCACAATTCATATATGACAAAAAAAAGGATGCGTGTGTTTCAATAAAGCTTGGGGATCGAACAATAAAAGCGGTACCGGATAAAAAAGGAGGGCTTAAGACTGTTCACGACGATACATTAAATAAAGATCGGTTAGAAAAGCTTGTCGGTTCTTCTCTCAGTGAGTTTGTCAGTAGGATCGGGAGAATAGCTGTTGAAGATGAACTGATATTTGAAAAACCACAGGATATTGAGGCTGTCTATACTAATAAAGATGGTATTGATCAATTTGTCATAGTGCAATCTCGTGATATTGTCGGTTTTGATTATTATCCGGTACGTGACGATATTCTTATTAAAAAATACGGTGAAATGGTGGATAATATAGGGAAAGAAATGTTGCCCTACTTAGATAAAATGCATTCAACGGAAGAGTTTGCTGTGATCGAGGAAGTATTTCGTTATCCATTCCTTACGATGGAGGAAAGTGAATTTCGCTATCGCGTACCAATATTGAAGTATATATTTCGCTATAAAAATATTGGGCCAAAGATCTTATCGCGCTTGTTATGGTATCCCATGGGTGGTCATAAAGATTATTGTGGCTGGCTGAAAGAGTTTTCTCCTCGTATGCTAGCAAAACTATTTACGTTGATGGTTGTTGATCTAAATAACGAAGAAATTAAAAAGATATTTAAGCTTAATGCTTATATGATTACACGATCTATTGCTAATATGGGTGTAGAAAAGAGTAAAAAAATATTAAAGGACATTCGGGCAGAAAAGCTTGCAATGATTGTAAATGAAATAAATCATTACTATGAAAACTTTGATAGAATTGTAATAAAAGAGAACAAGGTACAAGAAGTAGAGATGAGGGACGTTATTATCGCTATGATCAATGTTATGGGACACAATCAAAAGGCGCGGTTTCTGTCGTCATTAGAACCAGGTTCTAAAAACTGGCTTTTTCAGGGAGATGAAAAGATACTGATAGAGGGTAGTTCTATAGAGCATCCTGAGTTATCAATACTGATTTTAAGTGATAACCCAGAAGAGTGCTGGAATATTCTTGATGTTATCGAGGAAAAGAATATACACATGTGTGTGCCCGTTGATAAAAGGATAGAAGAGAATATTAGCAGTACTTCGGTAAAGAGGGCTGTGAAACGCATAGACCCTTTTATTATAGTCCTTGACGTTAGTGGATGGAAAGCTGATGATCCAGGTTCAGGTAAACCGGTAATCGATTTTCTTTATTGGTTAAAGAGAGCTAAATTACGTTCT encodes:
- a CDS encoding PEP/pyruvate-binding domain-containing protein, whose product is MKYCLILLVSVLAFTLTGVSLNSLSPKKPVPVRLHPFVKNALKTKGYLAKDSFFKGLKETIEDRDKISLSDDDVFNIIMIIKKLNNTAGVHSSQIKDVVLELNQYLEKFDSNKSMVGKIQLEELLLPVIDEAGKKHYVPIVFVYLGNKSALVFYLIPDKESEALVETGTADIDLDRVIPVDDFGVNNIKVVLLTSRDRLIAQALKEGIIEQTVNNPSRKLVTSQTLQKAYDVLSSKEPYYWKKEIFKLLNLPIPKYLSEKDGWKTFLHDVLIKSNSLITNKKYTQFGLDAMKIKIYTVRVPSEHDGFVYEDGATRLVYPHLSLKKSKHGYSQGELELYLPEFIVDKKKDKGIFYQYNMGNVPTEVLLAQMIDRALAVEIFGLPDYWMAVETIRLNFNDFVAISEVMLYKICCAKEVNDNKFIKRFNDEYASVKTPNARMKYMIELMNDEVNFLWDKKLMFPTTSVSKRSWDKVLTKKECIELSSIPLMKDIKKLMSTQNKDENQITDTASQIMLEIFDRIENEFIDKKLLSEIRMYARKSFIAVKKKKYSTAVYFWGKLRNRESWLKSGNNMEVEIRDKVRNSKNFMLLDLLGNFLDYHYAQYIEIHGVASLESIVGKNYMVDGQIRLIRNDKEFKKVYSDLKPWEIIVLQYIPVLYEEIANVGGIITGNVGAIQSHEATLAREMGIPAASIYHAPKLLERLDRKWVTFTVFGDTASIEPFIDERRIEAAMNVPPSDTERKIEIPCVYVSSLVNYVNGLEQIDSFEEVGNKAYKLAVLKRKLDLPKVSVPDADAVLFSAYHRFLKENPELKKYIEDTVVGIETKNEDEMMRKLQKIRQKIIDTPLPEQLREEITKGLKEGVFKDKQPVAVRSSTNAEDLPNMSGAGLYESYLNIKTLDEIIVHIKKVWASLWKRESFMWRKVFGINHFEVYPAVIIQKMVPADLSFVIYTANVRGKKGKKTNQVVIEMVAGMGESLVGDGSQYVGHPAQFIYDKKKDACVSIKLGDRTIKAVPDKKGGLKTVHDDTLNKDRLEKLVGSSLSEFVSRIGRIAVEDELIFEKPQDIEAVYTNKDGIDQFVIVQSRDIVGFDYYPVRDDILIKKYGEMVDNIGKEMLPYLDKMHSTEEFAVIEEVFRYPFLTMEESEFRYRVPILKYIFRYKNIGPKILSRLLWYPMGGHKDYCGWLKEFSPRMLAKLFTLMVVDLNNEEIKKIFKLNAYMITRSIANMGVEKSKKILKDIRAEKLAMIVNEINHYYENFDRIVIKENKVQEVEMRDVIIAMINVMGHNQKARFLSSLEPGSKNWLFQGDEKILIEGSSIEHPELSILILSDNPEECWNILDVIEEKNIHMCVPVDKRIEENISSTSVKRAVKRIDPFIIVLDVSGWKADDPGSGKPVIDFLYWLKRAKLRSQVILIARKGIQIPSSFYDDYGVTEVIEKDDIFLEKVPAAITSIINEIKQSEFYAKVYPRSLQLEIDDHDMRREKFDDRS